The nucleotide sequence GAAATAAGGTTTATTCTAGTCGACCTGAACTTATGAATTCTTGGTTTGCATGTGACGTCACCCCGGGATTTCATAAGTTTTATCGGCCGTCTTTGTGTACAGGAAGTCATTACCATATgtcatataataataataaagatcttTATTAAGAAAGAAACACGTCCAGAAACAAAACGTCTGGACTTACAATTTCCTACATATATCTATCTATTATGTATATTCAAGACTAAGTAACTATTCTCggggtttttttattttgaattaaaattttttttttttatgatcttCATGCTTCGAAGCACGTTCGTCTCGCCTGTTCAGTTGTGGTTTTCCTAATAAGGCTTGTTTACAGTTTAGATTACCTAAGTTTAGATTGTTCTGGGAGCTGCGGTTATATGTCATTCGATTTGCCCCGATGAATTAGCTTACATTGCAAATATCCTAAAAATAGGGGAAACAATCCCCTAATGCGCCAATCACAAGTTCGCAATTTTGGCTTCGCTGTGGAAACAAACACTAGCACTTAAAAAATgccgttggagagcgtttggtcagagctgttgaagaaggatcaaagcggctatccaaatctttgaaaggcttcaaactacgacgtacatcaaatttgaccttgtCGAGAACTGGTCTCACACGACATACTAAAAActgattgcgtttgtccttgagaaccatagaatacgcaacaaatacgtacaaaaaatacttttacacattcagaataaataaaattacattTACCAATAGTGAGAGGAGAAAGGAACTGCTcaacttttacggaatgttcgGTAAAAATCTGCCGATTTCTGCCGCTTTCATCGCCATATTGAACGCCATCGGAGTACGCACACCGCCTGATTCACAAATGTCAGGTAAATGTATTTCAGGTAATCAACCCTTTTATCTCTGCGAAGTGCTCGAgtttattatttgaattttcaaataattattctCTCGAAGGGATTCGGGATGTTgcgagtttttttctttcgattttatTGAGGTTTCAGCGTTTCCAGAAAGTCCAGAGCGTGTTGTGCTGTGTCTTACTTGCCGAAAGGTTGCATAGGAACAATATTCTCGTCACACGATCACAATTCTCGTCAGATTTTGCACCAAAATTAACGGCATTCGTTGTAATGAACACTACGATGTATTATTTGGTAtgatagaaaaaagaaagaggggCGTTGATAAATCAAGAAGAAACACGGATGGCAAAGAATGAAGAAGATTGAATTAGATTACAAATGACAAACTTATCTTGGAAGGTAAGGTCTATTTTTAATATGCATAAGGTGTGACGTAGCTGGCTGTTTcgtaacttctcggttacattcattaaatctttaaacctgagtagcatcaaaccatacCTGATTGTCCACCaggttgccatgtgaactttattATATCTTGTTTCGGAAGGTTTTTCGTTTCTAGTCACACGAGTATGAAACTTCGGCAAGTTTATACGACATTCGTTGTGAAGAGGTCGCGATCTGAAAACGGAACTAAAAACACATGTTGCTCCAATATCAGCCCAAGTAGAAAATAGCTCGTTTTTACGGTTTGATACGTGGAAACTTCGGCACCTTACTTTTTCGACCGAGCAAAATTTTTCCGATTTTTTCATTGATCAAAATCTTGAGCTACGGTCTCCCAAATGAATTACAGAACACTCGTGGACGCCAGAGCTAAAACTTGCTCAGCCACTCTCGGTCAACTTGGAGCAAAAATGTACGAAACGTTTTCTTCGATATCTTTTGTAATCTTTCAGTAAGTAAACGAAAAATAGGACCCCCCAAATAAAGTTTAAAGGGAGCACGATGACCTCAGCTGCAATATTCGCTCGAGATTGATGTTATATATTTAAGTTGAGCACGTGGGTGTAATCATCAGACACTTTTTGGTTTTCAGTTATCGGACGAGCTGCCCTTTCGGCCAATAAAAGATATTCTGGGAAAGCCCCAGCGCCGAGTTGTATCATTCGGTTGACCAACGACTGACTGACGAGCTAAGATGAGCACGTCATTCGACGCCAAGGTTTGTGTTCATCGGCAGAGTCAGATTTAAATGTGACAGCAACAAATTTCAAGATCGAGCACGTTGGTGTGGCCATATATATTTGTGGTTTTACGTCACAAATCACTCACGGATTAACGCTAATAGTTGCTATCAATTACCTTATTCTGGTAAAACCCCTCTCAGGCAGTTCATAACATAGTAGACTCAATTATGCAGGAGTCTTCTGTCGAAGCCCACCAGACCAAGCGACAAGCTAATTTGACAGAGGGCGATATATCGGCATCGTCAGAAATACTGACTTGTTGTGGAAAGGAGACTGTAAAACGCTGATGGGCGGTCGCTGAACGGCTTACAGTAGAtggtgaaaaatgaaagttaagTTACTCAGTTTGCCCTTTTGATAGgttaaaaacaattataaatagAAAGACAATAGATGAATAAAGTACAATGCACGGATCATCATTAGCTTGATATTTTGGTACTGACTTCGTAAATTGGCTTAATAGGATAGGTAAATTGAGGTTAGTGAGTAAAAGGTCATAGTGTACTTCAAACCAGTGTGATTGTTTGTCGCGAGATCAGTTACGACAGCACTACTGATCATCATTAGCTTGATATTTGGCAATGATTTCGTTTATCGACCCAATAATGAGGCAGATACTGTGATAAATAAGTAAACGTGTAGTTAATGCAAACATACACAGGTTAGGGTTAACGTTGATTTAAGGGAGGGCTGGGAGTGCAACAGTTCTGCAGATACTGCTCTTTGGTCTCATAGACATACAGACAAACAGTTAAATATCTGAACATGAGTAAACACTTTGCTATAACGTTACCTtgcaggaaatgaaaaaaaagggatgCAGTTGTTAGTAATTATTTAGTAACTATTCATTGACTTATATTGCGCAATTATCAAAAATTTACAGAGTATATGACCACAATGTAACCTTGAATTGAAAAAGAGCAAAGCCCTGttgcatttaaaaaaagttcCTATTGTCCATCCATACAACAGCATTCGCTTTCCTTGTCAAGCTAGTCAGCTCATCGTAGGAATTCGATTAATATGTAAAAAgctattaaaaaagaaattaatattcattgGATAGCTTTGGAGGCACGCTCTGATTGACTCCTCAACCTTCGAATATCTTTGCTGTTCACTCTCGAGCATTTCACGCGcgatttgcgcccgaaaatatcGTGTACTCGTTATAAGAATAATGAGTTATAATCATCTGTTTTCCTCGCTGCTTCACGGCTCGGTAAATGTTCACCACTTGCCACCTCCActtcggcgaataattgttaaatagcCAACAATTTATGAAAAAAGCTTGACTCGGGAATTCGTTTCTGGTCCGCAGTACTCTTCAGTTGCCTGAGATGAATTCGAGACGAAAACTTCCGTGAAAATGGTGAACACAATATCACATCAAGTcaagaaagacaacaaatgaTAATATACAGCTTGAATGGTTGAGGGcagtaaggaaaaaaataaaaataattttcgagTTGTACTGAAACATACGGGACATTTTTTGCTTACTTTGTCACTCAAAGCGCTCGTCATGCATTTGCGGCTGTCGTCGTATCGCTTGTGATCCGCTGTATGTTGTATTATTACATGTACCATGTTGTCCTGCACCTCTCTCAGCtcgacaaaaataaactgtaggTTCCCTCTCTACTGGTAAGGCTCTTTCATTATCTCTGGTGCACACCACGCGCACTCTTTCATTCCGTGAGGGTCGGATATTTTTTACCACGGTGTAGATCTTGACCATACAGCAGAAAACAACCACCAATAAAACGAAGCAAGCCGAACTGATGGTCTCAGCAATCATGACTGGGTAAGGTGTTCGAGCTTCGTcaatgttttcaaaaacgtCCGAATAGAGAGGTGGCCAACAAGCAAACTTCTTTGGTCTATAATTGTTCCGCGGCAAATAAAAACGCTGATGGGCGGTCGCTGAACGGCTTACAGTGAAtagtgaaaaatgaaagttaagTTACTCAGTTTGCCCTTTTgatagcttaaaaaaaaatattaatagaAAGACAATAGATGAATAAAGTAAAATGCACGGATCATCATTAGCTTGATATTTTGGTACTGACTTCGTAAATTGGCTTTATGTGATAGGTAAGTTGAGGTTAGCAGACAGCACTGATCATCATTAGCTTGATATTTGGCAATGATTTCGTATATTGACTCAGTAATGGGGTAGATACTATGATAAATACGTACACGTGTCGTAAATGTAAACATACACAAGGTTAGGGTTAACGTTGATttaagggaggggtgggattGCAGCAGTTCTGCAGATACTGCTCTTTGGTCTCATAGACATACAGACAAACAGTTAAATATCTGAACATGAGTAAACACTTTGCTATAACGTTACCTtgcaggaaatgaaaaaaaagggttGCAGTTGCTAGTAATTATTTAGTAACTATTCATTGACTTATATTGCGCAATTATCAATGCACAATTTCAATCATCAAACAATTAATTCTAACGAGTCTCtgtcaattcctttttttcctcgcaatgtttgcaatttttatctatattttcCGCGTCCGCCGGTTGCTCATCCCTTAAAATAGTTCCTCGTAAAAATGGTCGTTCGTTGCCATAGCAATGCAATGGCCCTTCAAAAACATCCTTGACCTTCGTTCGTGACTAATCAACATGTTTTCAGTACATCTGTCggtgtttttatttcacaatatTTTATATTCTTCCATCTATACTTCTGCGTCCACTGTCGGGTTCTGATTTCTACATTCTACTCAGTTCCTGTTAAAAAAGTCGCCATTCTTTACCATAACAACGCAATGGCCTTTGATAAGCATCCTTGATCTTTTATCGTGGTCAATCAACAATgatcattcaagtttttcatgattatttgTCAAAAACAGATAAACTTCAAATTTGAGTAATCAAACACGGTCGTAAAGgtcatataaaaaaatattaccgTTCAGACTTGCTTTATCCTGTCCCCGAACCCCCGAGCGATCTAGCGAGAGAGAACACAAGCAATCTAAATATTGCCTTTGGCTTGTAAAGGATCTGACCAATTAACAGGAATTATGAAATTTAAGGAAATATTATCACATCCACTATTTTATTGGTTGTTATTTCTGGTATTTTAACCCCAAGGCGAGGTCTAACGTACATTCCTGAGGGCATCAATTGGCCAATCATCTCGCGAATGTATCGCGTCATCTAATAGGATCATTGAATTTGGACATAGGCTGTTTATATCCGATTTTATCTGCATTTAAACAGAGCACTCGAGTCAAGATTTACTGTCATTTCCCTTGAGATTACTTACCAGTTCTGTTTGATTTTGCTCGCGCGCGATTTAAGAATGAGGTTTACGACCAAGGTGTCGTCTTCGCAGGAGGCTAGAGTTGCTAAATCGGCGATGTCCGATCAGACTTTTACATTTTCCGTGAAAAAATCAGAGGTGTCTAATGGAGCGGCTATGACGGGTTCGGAGAGCGAGGGAGCTGTCGGCGGAGAACCGCTCAAAAAATCAAGTACACTCAACGTTAACCGCGAACAAATTGAAGATTTCACCAGCGTCCGCGACAAAATCTTCCCTGTGATTAAAGCGCGCTCTTGGGTCGACGCCACGAAGGATTTACTCGTCAAAATTGATCCCAAAAGTAAAGCGGGTGTCTTATTCACGCCATTGAAGAACATTCCGGGTACAAAACTTGGCTACACGCTAGCGATTGTTAACGACAGTCACCGCACTGATTCACTTAACTTCATCTTGACGAGCCATTTAGAAGCTTGGACCACCTCAGAGAGTGTTCTGCAGGAGGTGGCGCTAAAAAATTTGGAACAAAAGCTGGACAGTCTTGGGGAAAATCTCTGGATGCAAAGCAAGACAGGTATTCACTACATTGATAATTTAGGATCGATATCAGCATCTGTTCTCTTACTCCCGCGTTTCATAGCGCGGTTGGATGTAGAAAACGGCGACGCTGTGATTGTTGTGCCTTCCAGTGATCTCTGCATGGTTGTAGGGTCCAAAATGGAGACACGGCTCTGCATCGTAGGAGAAATGTCTCTTCGATATTCCAGCGATCCGCATCACTTGAACGCGAGACTTCGTTTGAGTAAGTCAAGAATGATAATCGCAAATTACACACCGAAATCTTACGCCGGAGAGTTTCCCGTTCCGTCGACGCTCGAAGAAGTCGCTGGCCTAAAACTAAGGGTTACCccgattaaaaggaaaaaataattcttaaaaatgtATCTTTGATTAATATTTTAGTGATGAACACTACTAGACAGAACAAAGGCCACACAATGGGCTTTGTATAAACACTTGAAGACAACTCCGTAAGTCGTCACGTATTGTATCACGCACTGTGCTTACGTTGGTAAACTAAACTTTGTAGAGTtcttaaaggaaataaattatgaacCATGTTTGCATTGGCCTATAAATAAGAGAACGCTCTGTCTGCAAAGCTCTAGTGGCgcaatgttttaaattttagcGGCAAACTAGTGACCTTAACTGTATTTTTAGTTCAATGAGACACAAAGTACTTGCAAACATCttgttaatttaattaatatGCTTAAGTCTGTAAATAGCTTCAGTGACCCGCTGGGTCAGAAGGGATTTGGAAGGTTTACGAAGGAATGTTTATCTTGTCTTGTTCATGTTGTCTTTGTCAATGTTAATACGGAACggcatgaaaaaaatataaaaataattaagtctCTAAGAGatattttggtttaaatttttctcgtGACTTATTCGGCATCCTTTTCTGAAATATTAACGCTCTTGTAAGACTTTATAAGGATTCTTGTAACACATCGATGCCGGTAGAGTTTGTACCAAGGACTGTGACAAATCTCAGGAATTGCGTGACCAAGACTGTCACACAGCGCAATCTCGTCCTGGGGAGTTTCTCCGTTAGctttcaagatggcggctgatCACGTAAGAAAACTGACTGAGAAACCTCTACGGGGGAGGTTGCACAACCTTATAGCCTGGGCATTGTGTTACACTGAGTAGACACTATTGCATTCTGAGAGGAGGGGTTGGcgattaaaataaaagttgccGGGGAGCAATTTACGGCGCTACCAGAAAGAGTAATTTAGAAAGAGTCGATGTAGTGGAGCTAAATTCTGCATTTACTAATAAACACTAATTTACCAACAATTTCGTGTACGCCACGACCAGTCTCAAAGATGAAGAAATATAGAAGATTTCCATCTTAATTCCGTCTAGGATACAAATCATTTCAATGGCTCCTTCAAACTAGATATCTCGTTGTGTCGTCCTCTATGACGTATTTTAAGGGCCATCTACAACAAACACACACGTAGAAGCAACACTGTCTTTTTATAATCAAAGGTAATTCGTGACTGGTAGGTCAGTTTAACCCAAAACAAGCAATAACCTTCCAGCCCTTTCTGATGTCCTATAATGACAGCCTTAAATAAATGGGATAGCGCTGAGTGACCGccttcaaaattgttttctgatAGACTAGCACCCTGTGACTGCGCCACAAATTTTCTCGTGTGAAAATTCAAGCTTAGCTGGCCGATAAAACTCGTTAGTTTGAGCCAACAGCTAGCAGTTTTGATAGCTAAGATAAAATCTCCCTAGCCTGCAAGTCATTCAATTTCTCTTTCCTTAAAAAGCGCGTGAaccaaaagggaaaaaaaggttCAACTTGACGAACTAAGTATGGCAAGATGGGTTGCAAAGAATTACCCTTTTTTCGGCCACCGGGTTAAAATTCCCCAAATGGACAAAGTTTGTGTCACTAACCAGCCTTGTGAGAGGGTGTATATGAGAGAACACAGCGGTCACACGTCTGCACTGTGCGAACGTTGTAATGACTAGGCGGCGTGCTGTCAGGCTGTCAAAACTATGTTCTCTCACACGAATTACAAATAACCACACAAGCCAGTAAGCCACGGTGTTTTAAAAGCGTATAACATTTTTggtaaagctaaaaaaaagacTGGTAAAATTAACAGGATACCCGaacttgaataagctttgtgttcGTGAAGTCTCGAgctttttttcctacttttgattccttttacagatttctatgaacacttcaattttctttcgcttaaTTTTCGAGAAAGcagctgtttgttttctttagaaaattttgTGCGGGAAATTGGTGCGGAAATTGAAGCAGCCAAAAATGATCCCTTCGCGCATGCCCGATGTTTGACCGCTGTATTATATGACAGGGCCCTTAACTGCAACAGTTCAAGAAATTAacaggaaattaaaaaataaaactgaggGAAACTTAAACATATTCATTGACTATTactaaacttttaaaattacatttatctTGGACGTTTGCTACTTGTTCAAAACTATACTTCTCAGTCTAAGAGAAAGGAAGAGTCTAATTGAAGTTTGACACAAATCTATATCagtacaaaaagaaattatcacaGTGTTCCTAGAATTATCTCGACGTTGGACTGCACTTGACTACAATTCCTTTAGTTGTGCTAATGTTGTCTTCAGGAGATTCATATGGGCCttgaggaataaaaaaaaaagagatggttTCAGTTGTTTCCTTACTCAGAGTTATGATCTGATCTCATCTGAGGTCAGAGCTTTTAATAGAGTCACTGTAACTAGCTGTGTTGGAAAAATAGGGGGAAATCTTTAAAGGTGCACtcactaaagaaaaaagagaggcACACTGAGAGCAATTCAGTAATGCAAAGGGAATCATTCCTTTATCATAACCCAGTGCAATTCATCATTATTGCCTGCCAAGCTAGAAACGAACCTTAAATATGTGTGTACCTAGAGTGAAGCAGTTATAATAAAGACTTCACCATAGAACTCAGTGTAAACGGTGAATCCCACAGGGACTGCAAAAAACTGATTATCAATCACAGGAAATTGGCAATGGATTCCCATCTAAATTTATCAccaccttttctttctttggtcATAAGTACTAATTTGTCAACTTGGTGGATGGAATATTGCTCTTCTTCTATAATgagattctttttattttgatcaacagTGACCCTAGAAACAAAAGTCTGACACAGCAACTGAAAAGGAATGTCTTTACATGACTGCAGAAGTTTGAAATTACTCAGTTAAAAGTACCTTAGCATGTTTGAGTTCCAGTTCTGCTCGTTCAGTCTAGACGaggatgaaaattttgaaatgataagTGGTGAACAGTAGAGCAAGCTTTTTTCACTCTAAAATTACTTTTATCCTTACTCACTGCATCGTTGTTACTTGAGTAGCTTTAGCACAGGCAGCAGAGGAGTCATATTTGACTGTCTTCCTACTTTGATTCACTGTACAATTCATGCATGACTTTATCATGAGAGTTTATTGATATCCCATCCACCACATACCACCACAATGGTCAGCCCAAGAACCTTTCTGACTAAGATAAGCTCGCAGTAAGCTTCTGATTTTTACCTTACGGTTAGTATTTCAATTGATgcatcaaccctttaactctcagaagtgattaaatgGTAACTTCTCCCATCAAAATCCATACTGCATTCAGtgaacaggtaatgagaatactcaagctGATCAGGtataagttgttatcttgatctaacatcaaattcttggtactaatttacaagaaaatataaagcagatagaggggagaattaacgatcagatcttgggagttgaaggttaAGTGATCAAATCTATTGGCACTCAATCAACAAGACCTAGTCCCAGTGTAATTGTATtggaaataaaaacattattttaaatgcCTACTAACCATATTCTTTCTGAATTGTTGAACCCTTCTTGTCTTGAAGTCTGTCAGTTCTAATGAGAAAGCAAAACATGTAGTTGAAGATACAAGTTCACAAACCCATTGTATCTGGTACTTAATTGGTGGAAGAAAAAAAGCTGCATGACCTGCACTGGTCACATCAGG is from Pocillopora verrucosa isolate sample1 chromosome 7, ASM3666991v2, whole genome shotgun sequence and encodes:
- the LOC131781789 gene encoding uncharacterized protein; protein product: MRFTTKVSSSQEARVAKSAMSDQTFTFSVKKSEVSNGAAMTGSESEGAVGGEPLKKSSTLNVNREQIEDFTSVRDKIFPVIKARSWVDATKDLLVKIDPKSKAGVLFTPLKNIPGTKLGYTLAIVNDSHRTDSLNFILTSHLEAWTTSESVLQEVALKNLEQKLDSLGENLWMQSKTGIHYIDNLGSISASVLLLPRFIARLDVENGDAVIVVPSSDLCMVVGSKMETRLCIVGEMSLRYSSDPHHLNARLRLSKSRMIIANYTPKSYAGEFPVPSTLEEVAGLKLRVTPIKRKK